The genomic region TGATCGAAGCGCTCGTGGATGCGGGGCTCAAGCGCATCGAGATCACGAGCTTCGTGGCTCCACACTGGATTCCACAGCTTGCCGACGGCGAGGACGTTGCGCGTCTGGCGGGTCGCCGTGCCGGGGTGATCTTCAGCGCCCTGTGTCCTAACGAGAAGGGGCTGCAGCGCGCGCAACAAGTGGGCATGGAAGAGATCGCCGTGTTCATGAGCGCTTCGGAGACTCACAACCGCCGCAATATCAACAAGACGATCGACGAGACGCTCGGGGTGTTTGCTGGCTTCGTCCCCTCGGCGCGCGAGCTGGGGCTGCGAGTGCGCGGCTACCTGTCCACACTCTGGGGTTGCCCTTACGAAGGCGAGGTAGACATGGCGCGCGGACGTGCTCTGGCGCGTTCGTTGCTCGATCTCGGATGCTACGAGATCTCGCTGGGCGACACGCTGGGCGTAGGTACGCCGCTCCAGACCAAGCAAATCCTGGAGTGTTTCCTGGAGGAGGTGCCAGCGGACAGCTTGGCGCTGCATCTTCACGACACCCGCGGTCAGGCGCTTGCGAACATCCTGGTCGGCTTGGAGATGGGCATCCGTACCTTCGATTCGGCCATCGCGGGTCTTGGGGGCTGCCCCTACGCTCCCGGCGCGTCCGGTAACGTAGCCACCGAGGACCTCGTATACATGCTGCACGGCTTGGGCATGCAGACGGGTGTTGACCTCGAGCGCTTGTGGGATGCGGGACGGGTGGCCGAGGCCATCGTGTATAGGGAGCTGCCCGGTCGGGTCCACCGCGCGGGTCTACAGTCGTTGCGCCAGTAGGCCGACCGCATATCACCCGCTACCAGCGAGGAACCATGAGCTTGCCGATCCTAGCCTTTGCCACCCCCCTGTTTGGGCTTTCGTTGGGCCTGGAGCCAGCGAACGTCCTCCCGGCCCCCACGGCGTACCCCGCTGCCGCGGCCTACGTGCTCGATGCTCCCTTGGTTTCGCAAGGGGCCCGGCTGAACCGGGAAACAATCCCGAAGCGTTCCGAGTTTTCGCGCAAGTTGCGCCGG from Pseudomonadota bacterium harbors:
- a CDS encoding hydroxymethylglutaryl-CoA lyase is translated as MGLFDHLPDSAEIYEVGPRDGLQNEAVAVGTVRKIRLIEALVDAGLKRIEITSFVAPHWIPQLADGEDVARLAGRRAGVIFSALCPNEKGLQRAQQVGMEEIAVFMSASETHNRRNINKTIDETLGVFAGFVPSARELGLRVRGYLSTLWGCPYEGEVDMARGRALARSLLDLGCYEISLGDTLGVGTPLQTKQILECFLEEVPADSLALHLHDTRGQALANILVGLEMGIRTFDSAIAGLGGCPYAPGASGNVATEDLVYMLHGLGMQTGVDLERLWDAGRVAEAIVYRELPGRVHRAGLQSLRQ